One genomic region from Salvia hispanica cultivar TCC Black 2014 chromosome 2, UniMelb_Shisp_WGS_1.0, whole genome shotgun sequence encodes:
- the LOC125207390 gene encoding ferredoxin-thioredoxin reductase catalytic chain, chloroplastic, whose translation MRALQASTSYSAGLGISSVAAPPSRPRRRLGALAKVEPTEKSIEIMRKFSEQYARKSDTYFCVDKGVTSVVIKGLAEHRDTLGAPLCPCRHYDDKAAEAQQGFWNCPCVPMRERKECHCMLFLTPDNDFAGQEQAITMEEIRETTANM comes from the exons ATGAGAGCTCTTCAAGCTTCGACTTCCTACAGCGCCGGCCTAGGCATTTCCTCCGTCGCTGCTCCGCCGTCGCGTCCGCGTCGCCGCCTTGGCGCACTCGCTAAAG TTGAGCCGACGGAGAAATCGATCGAAATAATGAGGAAATTCTCGGAGCAGTATGCGAGGAAGTCCGATACATATTTCTGTGTCGATAAAGGGGTCACCTCTGTTGTCATCAAG GGACTGGCAGAACACAGGGATACATTGGGTGCGCCTCTGTGCCCTTGCAG GCACTATGATGATAAGGCTGCTGAGGCACAACAGGGCTTTTGGAACTGTCCTTGCGTTCCTATGAGAGAAAG GAAGGAATGCCACTGCATGCTTTTTCTCACCCCTGATAATGATTTTGCTGGTCAGGAGCAg GCCATCACAATGGAAGAGATCCGAGAAACAACAGCAAACATGTAA
- the LOC125207389 gene encoding zinc finger AN1 domain-containing stress-associated protein 12 yields the protein MGGGTEAFPDLGSHCQKSDCHQLDFLPFTCNACHKVFCLEHRLAKSHECPKPDAGSRKVVVCEACSAAIETTGCFGEDEKKVLERHEKSGDCDPRKKKKPTCPVRRCKEVLTFSNTATCKTCRGRVCLKHRFPADHACNQPRSSNKFLAPRNGKDCGIKVSISSSSSQPPSVKAC from the exons ATGGGCGGTGGAACGGAAGCTTTTCCAGATTTAGGAAGCCATTGCCAAAAATCCGATTGCCATCAGCTCGATTTCCTCCCCTTTACGTGCAACGCATGTCACAAG GTGTTTTGTTTAGAACACCGGTTAGCCAAATCGCACGAGTGTCCGAAACCCGACGCCGGCAGCCGTAAGGTTGTGGTCTGCGAGGCTTGCTCGGCCGCGATCGAGACGACGGGATGTTTTGGCGAGGACGAGAAGAAGGTTTTGGAGAGGCACGAGAAGTCCGGCGACTGCGATccgaggaagaagaagaagccgaCGTGCCCTGTGCGGCGGTGCAAGGAGGTTCTGACGTTCTCCAACACTGCAACGTGCAAGACTTGCCGAGGCCGGGTTTGCTTGAAGCATAGGTTTCCGGCGGATCACGCCTGCAACCAGCCGAGATCGTCTAACAAGTTTTTGGCTCCAAGGAATGGGAAAGACTGTGGGATCAAGGTTTCTATTTCTAGTTCTAGTTCGCAGCCGCCTAGTGTTAAAGCCTGTTGA
- the LOC125207132 gene encoding U-box domain-containing protein 40 gives MGSGKQRWKISFHKSPSPLKQVQIPAEFLCPLSGNLMADPVIVASGHTFERSCVHACVSFSFHPTLTGAAADFSAIIPNLALRSTIVNWCLLHRLDPPKPLSFHSAEKIIRQLMPPPPPVEFNRTPSAGSSEESVTPRSAPSRTPPPLLLTTRPSCYSSSSSCDIEITSSSISLEEEESYSRKMKSSEIHEQEEALISLRKLTRTREESRACFCTPRILSSLKSLITSRYSNLQVNAAAVLVNLSLENQNKVKIVRSGIVPPLIDLLRGGCVEAQDHAAGAIFSLSLDDQNKTAIGVLGALPPLLHALRSDSERTRHDSALALYHLLLVQSNRVKMIKLGAVQILLGMVKSGHMSGRVMLVLCNLAASAEGRAAMLDGGAVECFVRLLRSGELESEESCVAALYGLSYGGLRFKGLAKECGAEEVVEGVEKRGVAREKCRRILEVLREKHEEDEDVNWEELLGFNQDDLTKYTLTGSSSS, from the coding sequence ATGGGGAGCGGCAAGCAGCGCTGGAAGATTTCCTTCCACAAATCCCCCTCGCCGCTCAAGCAGGTCCAAATTCCGGCCGAGTTCCTCTGCCCTCTCTCCGGAAATCTCATGGCGGATCCCGTAATCGTCGCCTCCGGCCACACATTCGAGCGCAGCTGCGTCCACGCCTGCGTCTCCTTCTCCTTCCACCCCACTCTCACCGGCGCCGCCGCCGATTTCTCCGCCATCATCCCCAATCTCGCCCTCAGATCCACCATCGTCAACTGgtgcctcctccaccgccTCGACCCCCCGAAACCCCTCTCCTTTCACTCCGCCGAGAAAATCATCCGTCAATTAatgcctccgccgccgccggtcGAGTTTAATCGGACGCCGAGCGCCGGCAGCTCGGAGGAGTCCGTGACGCCGCGATCGGCGCCGTCGCGGACTCCTCCTCCGCTCCTTCTAACCACTAGGCCGTCGTGCtactcttcctcctcctcgtgCGACATCGAAATCACATCGAGTTCGATTTCGCTGGAAGAGGAGGAATCGTATAGTAGGAAGATGAAAAGCTCTGAAATCCATGAGCAGGAGGAGGCGCTGATTTCTCTCCGGAAACTCACGCGAACCAGAGAAGAATCACGCGCCTGCTTCTGCACGCCTCGGATTTTATCCTCTCTCAAATCGTTGATCACCTCCAGATACTCAAATCTGCAGGTGAACGCCGCCGCAGTGTTGGTGAATCTCTCCTTAGAAAACCAAAACAAGGTCAAAATCGTGCGATCGGGAATCGTTCCGCCGCTGATCGACCTCCTCAGAGGCGGATGCGTCGAGGCGCAGGACCACGCCGCCGGCGCGATTTTCAGCTTATCTCTCGACGATCAGAACAAGACGGCGATCGGAGTCCTCGGCGCGCTTCCGCCGCTTCTCCACGCGCTCCGATCCGACTCGGAACGGACTCGGCACGACTCGGCCTTGGCACTCTACCATCTCCTTTTGGTGCAGAGCAACCGCGTGAAGATGATCAAGCTCGGCGCGGTGCAGATACTTCTAGGGATGGTGAAATCGGGTCACATGTCGGGTCGGGTGATGCTGGTGCTGTGCAATCTGGCGGCGAGCGCGGAGGGGAGGGCGGCGATGCTGGACGGCGGCGCGGTGGAGTGCTTCGTGAGGCTGCTGAGGAGTGGGGAGTTGGAGTCGGAGGAGAGCTGCGTGGCGGCGCTGTACGGGCTGAGCTACGGCGGGCTGAGGTTCAAGGGGCTGGCGAAGGAGTGCGGGGCggaggaggtggtggaggGGGTGGAGAAGAGGGGGGTGGCGAGGGAGAAATGCAGGAGGATTTTGGAGGTGTTGAGGGAGAAACACGAGGAGGATGAGGATGTGAATTGGGAGGAATTGCTGGGTTTCAACCAGGATGATCTCACCAAATACACTCTTACTGGTTCGTCTTCTTCTtga
- the LOC125207133 gene encoding peroxidase 31-like, with protein sequence MASPLLHLLALFLLLTPAFAAAGGKQRRQRRQPYLSTAFYSKTCPKFEQIVQDTTTNKQISSPTTAAAALRLFFHDCFVGGCDASVLVSSTRFSKSERDADINLSLPGDGFDVVVRAKTALELACPGVVSCADILAVATRNLVVMAGGPFYPVQLGRRDALSSRAADVEGNLPRPTMSIPQIIQLFQSKGFSIQEMVALTGAHTIGFSHCSEFSANIYNYSKTSQSDPAYYPEFARSLRSACADYHRNPTLSVFNDVITPNKFDNVYYNNVKKGLGLLRSDHGLSSDPRTRGFVELYSRDQRAFFAAFASAMQKLSVYGVKTGRNGEIRHRCDALNF encoded by the coding sequence atgGCGTCGCCACTCCTTCACCTGCTcgccctcttcctcctcctcaccCCCGCATTCGCCGCCGCCGGAGGCAAGCAGCGCCGGCAGCGCCGGCAGCCCTACCTGAGCACCGCCTTCTACAGCAAAACCTGCCCCAAATTCGAGCAGATCGTGCAGGACACGACCACCAACAAGCAGATCTCGTCCCCCAcgaccgccgccgccgccctccGCCTCTTCTTCCACGACTGCTTCGTCGGCGGCTGCGACGCCTCCGTCCTCGTCTCCTCCACCCGCTTCTCCAAATCCGAGCGCGACGCCGACATCAACCTCTCCCTCCCCGGCGACGGCTTCGACGTCGTCGTCCGCGCCAAGACCGCCCTCGAGCTCGCCTGCCCCGGCGTCGTCTCCTGCGCCGACATCCTCGCCGTCGCCACCCGCAACCTCGTCGTCATGGCCGGCGGCCCCTTCTACCCCGTCCAATTAGGCCGCCGCGACGCCCTCTCCTCCCGCGCCGCCGACGTCGAAGGCAATCTCCCCCGCCCTACCATGTCGATCCCCCAAATCATCCAACTCTTCCAATCCAAAGGCTTCTCCATCCAGGAAATGGTCGCATTAACCGGCGCTCACACCATCGGATTCTCTCACTGCTCCGAATTCAGCGCCAACATCTACAATTACAGCAAAACCTCCCAATCGGATCCGGCCTACTACCCCGAATTCGCGAGATCTCTCCGCAGCGCCTGCGCCGATTACCACAGAAACCCTACCTTATCCGTATTCAATGACGTAATTACGCCCAACAAATTCGACAATGTGTATTACAACAATGTGAAAAAGGGGTTAGGGCTTTTGAGGTCGGATCACGGATTGAGCTCGGATCCGAGGACCCGAGGCTTCGTGGAGCTGTATTCGAGAGATCAGAGGGCGTTCTTCGCCGCATTCGCGAGCGCGATGCAGAAGCTCAGCGTCTATGGCGTCAAGACGGGGAGGAATGGGGAGATTCGGCACAGGTGCGATGCTCTCAACTTTTGA